A stretch of Fundicoccus culcitae DNA encodes these proteins:
- a CDS encoding DUF871 domain-containing protein, which produces MFGFSMYLNEDLSSEQQAYMEKLQQIGFAEIFTSIHIPEDATGPMERRLKALGQFAQAKGMNLTVDLSADALARLRLSFDDLEPLLAWGVTGLRMDYGVSNATIAQVSHTMQVALNASTLSAQDIAELQQYQANFAAIEAWHNYYPRPETGLDERYFIEKNQWLKEQGLKVMAFVPGDEALRGPIFEGLPTLESHRHVSPFVAAIDLENNYQMDKIFIADPGLNKTTCQQFQAYINEQVLLLHARPMTEDAQRIARRHTNRPDAARDVIRSMEARGQSHGSIPPLNTVERPRGAITIDNDNYLRYKGEVQITKVNIAADPRVNVVGQVIDADLGLLDNCRSNQVFEIIWEEV; this is translated from the coding sequence GTGTTTGGGTTTTCCATGTATCTCAATGAAGACTTGTCGAGCGAGCAACAAGCCTATATGGAGAAGCTGCAACAGATAGGTTTTGCAGAGATATTTACTTCGATTCATATTCCGGAAGATGCGACGGGGCCGATGGAACGGCGACTAAAGGCATTGGGGCAGTTTGCTCAGGCAAAAGGCATGAACTTGACGGTGGATTTATCGGCTGATGCCTTGGCACGGTTGCGGCTGTCGTTTGACGATTTAGAGCCGTTACTGGCGTGGGGCGTGACGGGCTTGCGGATGGATTATGGGGTTTCGAATGCGACCATTGCCCAGGTGAGTCACACGATGCAGGTGGCGCTTAATGCCAGTACGTTGTCAGCCCAAGATATAGCGGAGCTTCAGCAGTATCAGGCGAATTTTGCGGCCATTGAAGCATGGCACAACTATTATCCCAGACCAGAAACGGGCTTGGATGAGCGGTATTTTATCGAAAAGAATCAGTGGTTAAAAGAGCAGGGTTTAAAGGTGATGGCTTTTGTGCCGGGGGACGAAGCGTTGCGTGGGCCGATCTTTGAAGGCTTGCCGACCTTAGAATCGCATCGTCATGTTTCACCTTTTGTGGCTGCAATTGATTTAGAAAATAATTATCAGATGGATAAAATTTTCATTGCTGATCCTGGGCTTAATAAAACGACCTGCCAGCAATTTCAAGCGTATATCAATGAGCAAGTGCTATTGCTGCATGCGCGACCTATGACAGAAGATGCTCAACGCATTGCTAGGCGTCACACTAACCGACCGGATGCAGCACGCGATGTCATTCGGAGTATGGAAGCAAGAGGGCAATCACACGGTTCCATTCCGCCACTTAATACGGTTGAACGCCCACGAGGGGCCATTACCATCGACAACGATAACTATTTACGTTACAAAGGCGAAGTACAAATCACTAAAGTAAATATCGCTGCGGATCCACGGGTGAACGTGGTTGGACAAGTGATTGACGCAGACCTTGGCTTACTCGACAACTGTCGGTCGAATCAAGTATTTGAAATAATTTGGGAGGAAGTGTGA
- a CDS encoding MBL fold metallo-hydrolase, translated as MITEVAKNIYRFNVDLPQTALKQLNIYVIKAGGRNIVFDTGYNLPETQAQLLAGLSALDLEVADCELVLTHLHSDHTGLAHLFADAGCPVYAGSVDGNLMNAMTGDAYWKHIYALQAAYSDKGTATSREDNPAHNYKLNRPVDFIPLDPGDDFVVGDYQFNVLDLKGHTPGHIGLYEANHHFIFSADTVLDPISPNITYWGDQYPNILGTYIETLRDLRKLNLARMFATHRKIIDNPNERIDEIIHHHLLRLQEILQSMEVDAWYTVEDISSQISWRIKIDSWQNFPPAQRVFALGETMAHLDYLRHSKHVEMKMEDNVYRFRLLNGVIEAV; from the coding sequence ATGATTACTGAAGTAGCGAAAAATATTTATCGGTTCAATGTTGATTTGCCTCAAACCGCTTTGAAGCAATTAAATATCTATGTGATTAAGGCTGGCGGTCGTAATATTGTGTTTGATACCGGCTATAATTTACCTGAAACGCAAGCGCAATTATTAGCAGGTTTGAGTGCGTTGGATTTGGAAGTGGCTGATTGTGAGTTAGTCTTAACGCATTTGCACTCCGACCATACCGGCTTGGCTCATCTGTTTGCGGATGCTGGTTGCCCTGTTTATGCTGGTAGTGTGGATGGTAATTTGATGAATGCCATGACGGGCGATGCCTATTGGAAACACATTTATGCGTTACAAGCGGCCTATAGCGATAAAGGGACCGCGACGAGTAGAGAAGATAATCCGGCGCATAATTATAAATTAAACCGCCCCGTTGATTTCATCCCGCTAGATCCTGGCGATGATTTTGTGGTTGGCGATTATCAATTCAACGTCTTAGACCTCAAAGGGCATACACCTGGTCATATTGGTTTATATGAAGCAAATCACCATTTTATCTTTTCAGCCGATACCGTCCTAGATCCGATTTCACCTAATATTACATACTGGGGCGATCAATACCCTAATATCCTAGGAACCTATATTGAGACCTTGCGCGATTTGCGAAAATTAAATTTAGCACGGATGTTCGCCACCCATCGGAAAATCATCGATAACCCGAATGAACGTATCGATGAAATCATTCACCATCACTTGCTGCGACTCCAAGAAATTTTACAATCGATGGAAGTTGACGCCTGGTATACCGTCGAGGATATTTCTAGCCAAATCTCATGGCGCATCAAAATTGATAGCTGGCAAAACTTTCCCCCTGCACAAAGAGTCTTTGCCTTAGGCGAAACAATGGCCCATCTGGACTACTTAAGACATTCAAAACACGTTGAAATGAAAATGGAAGACAACGTCTACCGGTTTAGGTTGTTGAATGGAGTAATTGAAGCGGTCTAG
- the murQ gene encoding N-acetylmuramic acid 6-phosphate etherase gives MDLDKLVTEQRNPDTMHLDQMSVEEMLRIMNQEDRKVPLAIEAALPQIAEVVEKIIASFNQGGRLIYQGAGTSGRLGVLDAAECVPTFGVSPDLVVGLIAGGDKAMTVAVEGAEDSVELGADDLRNLNLTAQDVVVGIAASGRTPYVIGGLEYANSIGATTASIACNLEAEISRYSQYPIEVNCGPEVLTGSTRLKAGTAQKLILNMLSTASMVGIGKVYQNLMVDVQATNLKLEERSKRIIMEATECSYEQAQEALALADNKVKLAIVMLLTGLKREEAEARLEASKGFIHQAVSE, from the coding sequence ATGGATTTAGATAAATTAGTAACAGAACAAAGAAACCCCGACACCATGCATTTAGATCAAATGTCGGTGGAAGAAATGTTAAGGATTATGAATCAAGAAGACCGCAAGGTTCCTTTAGCCATTGAGGCGGCTTTACCGCAAATTGCGGAGGTAGTTGAAAAAATTATTGCCTCTTTTAATCAAGGCGGACGCTTAATTTACCAAGGTGCTGGGACGTCAGGGCGTTTAGGTGTCTTGGATGCGGCTGAATGTGTGCCAACTTTTGGTGTCTCTCCTGATTTGGTGGTTGGTTTAATCGCTGGTGGCGATAAGGCTATGACCGTCGCTGTTGAAGGCGCAGAAGATTCGGTTGAATTAGGGGCGGATGATTTAAGAAATTTGAATTTGACAGCCCAGGATGTTGTGGTTGGGATTGCCGCTAGTGGGCGGACCCCTTATGTCATTGGGGGATTGGAGTATGCGAATTCAATTGGTGCGACGACGGCTTCGATTGCCTGTAATTTGGAAGCTGAAATTAGTCGTTACAGTCAATATCCGATTGAAGTGAATTGTGGGCCTGAAGTGTTGACGGGGTCAACACGTTTAAAAGCTGGGACGGCTCAAAAATTGATTTTAAATATGTTATCCACGGCTTCAATGGTTGGGATTGGCAAAGTGTATCAAAATTTGATGGTTGATGTGCAAGCGACCAATTTGAAATTAGAAGAACGCTCAAAACGTATTATTATGGAAGCAACGGAATGTAGCTATGAACAGGCGCAAGAAGCGTTAGCTTTAGCAGATAATAAAGTAAAACTGGCCATTGTTATGTTACTGACAGGGTTGAAACGGGAGGAGGCAGAAGCAAGGTTAGAAGCATCGAAAGGCTTTATACATCAAGCAGTCTCAGAATAA